One Salarias fasciatus chromosome 9, fSalaFa1.1, whole genome shotgun sequence DNA segment encodes these proteins:
- the insig1 gene encoding insulin-induced gene 1 protein, whose product MNRAFCLHQTLKTSGDQATKCQMSRLEDHCWSCSCSPKAETKHSPSGATWLASKADEMMSIITSVLSNAYGSLHDVRTANLIRRGLVLFTVGVFLALVLNLLQIQRHVTLFPEEVMTTLFSSAWWIPPCCGTGAAVVGLLYPCLDSHLGEPHKFKREWASVMRCIAVFVGINHASVKLDFDNNVQLSLTLAALSLGLWWTFDRSRSGFGLGITTAFLATVFTQLLVYNGVYQYTSPDFLYVRSWLPCIFFSGGVTVGNIGRQLAMGGVEKPHMD is encoded by the exons ATGAACAGAGCTTTCTGTCTGCACCAGACACTGAAGACGTCTGGAGATCAAG CCACAAAGTGCCAAATGTCGAGGCTGGAGGAccactgctggagctgctcctgtTCTCCCAAGGCTGAGACCAAGCACTCTCCATCCGGAGCCACCTGGCTGGCGTCCAAAGCCGACGAAATGATGTCCATCATCACCTCGGTGCTCAGCAATGCCTACGGCTCGCTGCACGACGTCCGGACGGCCAACCTGATCCGCCGGGGTCTGGTCCTCTTCACGGTCGGGGTCTTCCTCGCCCTGGTGCTCAACCTGCTGCAGATACAAAGACATGTCACCCTGTTTCCAGAGGAGGTCATGACAACTTTGTTTTCGTCCGCCTGGTGGATCCCGCCTTGCTGTGGCACGGGAGCCG CTGTTGTTGGTCTGCTGTACCCCTGCCTCGACAGCCATTTGGGAGAACCGCACAAATTCAAGAGGGAGTGGGCCAGCGTCATGAGATGCATCGCGGTGTTCGTGGGAATCAACCACGCCAGCGTT AAACTCGACTTCGACAACAATGTGCAGCTGTCCCTCACGCTGGCCGCCCTGTCCCTGGGGCTGTGGTGGACCTTCGACCGGTCCAGGAGCGGCTTCGGCCTGGGCATCACCACCGCCTTCCTAGCCACGGTGTTCACGCAGCTGCTGGTCTACAACGGCGTTTACCA gtACACGTCTCCGGACTTCTTGTACGTGCGCTCCTGGCTCCCGTGCATATTCTTCTCAGGCGGTGTTACTGTGGGAAACATCGGACGCCAGCTGGCTATG GGCGGTGTGGAGAAGCCTCACATGGACTGA